One window from the genome of Gammaproteobacteria bacterium encodes:
- a CDS encoding tetratricopeptide repeat protein codes for MTSRAGEFRARLTERRDLIARDIQELADQVDAGEIDEATAQDLRARYEQDLAEAEAQLNELPAEPSAPEEAPIETPEQGRSTKRILIGAGILVAAFTGILVLVISSAQTSPPVSNTASQSDAGATALEQMKAAVAANPDIIEMRLALADQYFEADDFSNALDQYLMVLDQNPTDGEASHTLARVGWLAYVTGQNEAAVDYIDQALKKDPTNLEATLFLGIINLYGLEDPEAAIPLLEEVLAEPNLPPQLRVNIENALEEAKGQVGS; via the coding sequence TTGACCTCCCGGGCCGGCGAGTTCAGAGCACGTCTGACCGAACGCCGCGATCTCATCGCCAGAGATATCCAAGAGCTCGCCGATCAAGTCGACGCCGGCGAGATCGACGAGGCAACCGCCCAGGACTTGCGGGCCCGCTATGAGCAGGACCTGGCGGAAGCAGAGGCACAGCTGAACGAGCTTCCGGCTGAACCGAGTGCTCCAGAAGAAGCTCCCATCGAGACTCCTGAGCAGGGGCGTTCCACCAAACGTATCCTCATCGGTGCAGGGATCCTCGTTGCAGCATTCACCGGTATCTTGGTGCTCGTCATCTCTTCGGCACAAACGTCGCCACCGGTCTCCAACACCGCCTCCCAGAGCGATGCGGGCGCCACGGCCCTCGAGCAGATGAAGGCTGCCGTGGCGGCCAACCCTGACATCATCGAGATGCGGCTCGCACTGGCCGACCAATACTTCGAAGCGGACGATTTCTCGAACGCCCTCGATCAGTATCTCATGGTGTTGGACCAGAATCCGACGGACGGAGAGGCTAGCCACACGCTTGCCCGGGTCGGATGGCTCGCCTACGTGACGGGCCAGAACGAGGCCGCCGTCGATTACATCGACCAGGCCCTAAAAAAGGACCCCACCAACCTGGAAGCCACTCTGTTCCTGGGCATCATCAATCTCTACGGACTCGAAGACCCTGAGGCGGCAATCCCCCTGCTCGAAGAGGTCCTGGCCGAGCCGAACCTCCCGCCACAGCTCCGCGTCAACATCGAGAACGCTCTCGAGGAAGCCAAGGGGCAAGTCGGAAGCTGA